A single genomic interval of Rhododendron vialii isolate Sample 1 chromosome 3a, ASM3025357v1 harbors:
- the LOC131318940 gene encoding protein GLUTELIN PRECURSOR ACCUMULATION 3: protein MHYWVRASSSDFTGTLPQPRSGHTAVNIGKSKIVVFGGLFDKNFLRDITVYDIENKLWYQPECTGSGSDGEVGPSPRAFHVAVSIDCHMFIFGGRSGSKRLGDFWVLDTDIWQWSELTSFGDLPSPRDFAAASAIGNRKIVMYGGWDGKKWLSDVYVMDTMSLEWMELSVSGSLPPPRCGHTATMVEKRLLVYGGRGGGGPIMGDLWALKGLIEEENETPGWTQLKLPGQAPSPRCGHTVTSGGHHLLLFGGHGTGGWLSRYDVYHNDCVVLDRVSAQWKRLPTSNEPPPARAYHSVTYVGSRYLLFGGFDGKTTFGDLWWLVPEEDPIAKRTPSSPPRNGPENKDVAMANDALQSTVSESGIKGSAVSELQKRLEIFVSLSSPELQITEEMEDKEFLELASWLSVETVAGTEQISHNQAAEAVRNHWRKSTPKSIPLKELSPLLRDYQRLIARHHLMKVGSDLQSIESDFSGKQSYHFYHMRNASQLRMDDIPKLLEEYKRLQSN from the exons atgCATTACTGGGTACGAGCTTCGTCCTCTGATTTCACTGGAACTCTTCCCCAACCTCGCag CGGACACACAGCTGTGAACATTGGCAAGTCGAAGATCGTGGTTTTCGGTGGCCTTTTCGACAAGAATTTCCTCAGAGACATCACTGTTTACGACATCG aaaacaaattatgGTATCAGCCAGAGTGCACTGGCAGTGGAAGTGATGGGGAGGTGGGACCTAGTCCGCGAGCATTCCACGTTGCTGTTTCAATTGATTGCCACATGTTTATTTTTGGTGGGCGTTCAGGTAGTAAAAG GCTGGGTGACTTCTGGGTCCTAGATACAG ATATATGGCAATGGTCAGAGCTTACCAGCTTTGGTGACTTGCCATCACCACGGGATTTTGCTGCTGCTTCAGCTATCGGAAACCGTAAGATTGTTAT GTATGGAGGATGGGATGGTAAAAAATGGTTGTCAGATGTCTATGTCATGGACACAA TGTCTCTTGAGTGGATGGAGCTATCAGTTTCTGGATCATTGCCACCACCTAGATGTGGTCACACAGCTACTATGGTTGAGAAACGGTTGCTGGTCTATGGTGGCAGAG GTGGTGGAGGGCCCATTATGGGTGACTTATGGGCTCTGAAAGGTCTTATTGAAGAAG aaaatgaaactcCTGGATGGACCCAACTGAAGCTTCCTGGTCAAGCTCCTTCACCTCGTTGTGGTCATACCGTCACATCTGGAGGGCACCAT CTCTTGTTATTTGGAGGGCATGGAACAGGTGGTTGGTTGAGTCGATATGATGTTTATCATAATGATTGTGTCGTCTTAGACAGAG TTTCTGCGCAGTGGAAGCGCTTGCCCACAAGCAATGAACCCCCTCCTGCACGAGCATACCATTCTGTAACCTATGTTGGGTCACGTTATTTGCTATTTGGTGGTTTTGATGGCAAAACAACATTTGGTGATCTATGGTGGTTGGTTCCTGAAG AGGACCCTATTGCAAAACGGACGCCGTCATCTCCACCAAGAAATGGTCCTGAAAATAAGGATGTGGCAATGGCAAATGATGCTCTCCAATCTACAGTCTCG GAAAGTGGAATTAAGGGGTCTGCAGTATCAGAGTTACAGAAAAGGTTGGAGATTTTTGTCTCACTTTCTAGCCCGGAGCTTCAAATCACTGAAGAAATGGAGGACAAAGAATTTCTTGAACTAGCATCATGGTTGAGTGTAGAAACTGTTGCTGGCACTGAACAGATTTCACATAATCAG GCAGCTGAGGCAGTTCGTAATCACTGGAGAAAATCCACACCGAAGTCAATACCTTTGAAGGAGCTGAGCCCCTTACTTCGTGACTACCAACGCTTGATTGCACGTCATCACCT AATGAAGGTTGGATCTGATTTACAATCCATTGAATCTGATTTTTCTGGAAAGCAGTCATATCATTTCTACCATATGAGAAACGCTTCGCAG TTGCGCATGGATGATATCCCAAAACTGCTGGAAGAGTACAAGCGGCTTCAATCCAATTAA